Within Cydia fagiglandana chromosome 1, ilCydFagi1.1, whole genome shotgun sequence, the genomic segment CGATGCTCAGATCCAAGGATTGTCGCCAAACTTCGGAAAAGCTCGCATTCAAACTGTCTGCCTCTGTCCGTGGTGATTTTTGCAGGACAGCCAAAGCGGGCGACCCAGCCTGATATAAAGGCTAGTGCGCAGGTCTCTGCGGTGATGTCCGCCAATGGATATGCTTCAGGCCAACGCGTAAAGCGATCGATGACCGTGAGGCAGTACCTGTAACCACAAGAATAAGGTAATGGCCCTACTATGTCCATGTGGACGTGTGAAAAACGATGAGATGGGGTGGAGAATGATGAGATGGGAGATGAAGTGTGACGTGAAACTTTGTTCTTTTGGCAATCTGCGCATTCTCTAGCCCACAATCGGCAATCTTTCCTGATGCCAAGCCAAACAAATCTTTGCGTTACCAGGCGGATGGTTCCTTTAACGCCTGGGTGGCTCAGCCTGTGTACTGCGTCGAATACTTTTCGCCGGAAAGTTTCAGTTATATATGGTCTTGGGTATGCTGTTGAGACATCACAGTACACTTCGAGATCGGAGTCAGGAATTCTCAATTTCTTTAGGTTCAGCCCTGTACCGTGTTGTAGTAGTTGATGCAATTCTCTATCTCCGTCTTGAGAATTTGCCAGCGCTTTGTAGTCGATCGTATATCCACCAATTTCTTCAACTCTGGACAGGCAGTCTGCCACTACATTTAGTTTCCCTGCCACATATTGTATGTCTGTGCTGAATTGGGAAATAAAATCCAAGTAGCGGAATTGCCTAGGAGAGCATTTGTCTCTTGTTGAGGAGAAAGCATAAGTAAGGGGTTTGTGGTCCGTGTAAATAGTGAATGGCCTGGCTTCAACCATGTGACGGAAATGCCTGATAGCGTCATATATAGCCAGCAGTTCTCTATCATATGGGCTATATTTCTTTTGCGACGGTTTCAGACGACGAGAAAAGAATGCTAGTGGTTCCCAAGCTCCAGGTGTTACTCGTTGTTGTAGTACAGCGCCAATAGAGGTATCTGAGGCGTCAGTGTGGATAGCCAACTCAACGTCTGTTCGAGGATGAGCTAGGGTAGCAGCTCGCGAAAGTCCTTTTTTGCATGCCTCGAACGCTTTCATCATTTCCTGCGTCATCTCAATGTCCTGCGTAGGTTTCTTCTTTGGACCAGCCAGCACAATATTTAAGGGTGCTTGCAGTTCTGAAGCGCCTGGCACGAATCTTCGATAAAAATTAAACATGCCAAGAAATCTGCGGAGTTCTCGGACGTTTTTAGGTGCGGGATAATCCAACATCGCTTGTACTTTAGTGTCGAGGGGTTGGATCCCTTGGGCTGATACTTTATGtccaagaaaagtaatttccgCCATTCCAAATTCACATTTTGCTACGTTAATGAGAACACCGTAATCTTGCAGACGCTGGAATAACGTGTGAAGGTGTTTTTCGTGCTCTTCTGTGTTGGAGGAGAAGATTAAGATATCATCCAAATATCCGTAGCAAAAATCTAAGCCTCGGAGCACTTCATCCATAAATCGCTGGAACGTTTGTGCAGCATTTCGGAGGCCAAACGTCATGTACGGAAAATGGAACAGCGCGAAGGGGGTTATGATTGCAGTCTTTGGAATATCATCAGGATTTACAGGAATCTGATTGTACGCTTTGACGAGGTCAACTTAAGAAAATACTTTGCTTCCTGTCAGCTGCTGTGTAAAATCCTCAATATGTCGTATTGGGTACTTGTCTGGAATAGTACGTGCATTAAGGGCTCTATAGTCACCACATGGGCGCCAGCCGGCATCCTTTTTAGGAACGAGGTGCAATGGAGACGACCATGAGCTCTCGGATCTGCAAGCTGTGCCAATTTCGAGCATGGCTTCAAATTCTTTTTGAGCTATTTTTAGGCGATCCGGTGGAAGGCGTCGTGGCCTGCTTGTAACTGGCGGTCCAGGTGTAGTGCGAATATGATGTATGGTATTGTGCTTGGGAGTGTTATGCATGCCGGCTGGGCGTGTAATATCAGGATACTGACACAAAATGTTATGGTAGTTCGACTCCCCTGACATTACTTTCACTGATGCGATAGATTTTGCTGACGGCTGAGGTGGGGCCGTGATGCTCAATGTTGTTGAGTTATCTATCAACCGCTGGTTTCTGCAATCGACTACTATACTGTAGAACGACAGAAAATCAACGCCAATAATGGGCTTGGATACGTCGGCGACCACAAAATTCCAGCTGTAAATCCGACGGAGCCCCAGGTCCAGTTGTAATTGTATCGAGCCGTATGTGTGTATTATTGAACTGTTAGCGGCAAAAAGTTCATAATTAGATTTTGCACGAGGTCCTCTAATGTATGTGCGCGGATATACGCACAAGTCTGATCCTGTATCTACTAGGAAAAGTGCTTTAGAGGTATGGTCCAATACAAAAAGACGGCCCGGATTTATATGGCAGACGTTGGGCGCTAATTTCGGCTGCCGCTGAAGTTTTCCGCTCCTGGGTAACCGCAAGGCCTAGTACAGCGGGTAGCTCTAACGCCGAATCGGTTGTGGTAAAAGCATATGGATTGATCTCTGGGTCTCGATGCGGAACGATCCTGACGGCGGCCAAACCTAAACGGCGCTCGACTGCCACGGAAACCGGATCTTGATGTGTGCGGTTGATTTCCAGCCTTTAAGGCAGCAACTTCCCTTGTAAGTTCAGTCATTTGCCTTGCAATTTCGGATATCTCCGTGCCATGAGCGGTAGTGCCCAATGCATGGACCTGCAGAGCCTGAGGAGCGACGTCGTGTACCTTGTCCGCAGATTCAGCTAACTCTTCTAACGTAGCTTTGGCTTGGGACGTAATAAGCGCCTGCAGGCTGCCGGGTAAACGGCTTATCCACACGGTTTTCAGGAAATCTTCCGGAATGCCCTCACCTGCCAACGCGCGTAAGTGTCGTAGGAATCGTGACGGCTTTCTGTCACCTAGCTCTTCGTGTTTCATCAACTGCAGGAACTTTTGTTCTTTAGACACGGAGATCCTCGATATGAGCtgcgattttattttttcatatttattgtCAGCTGGTGGGTTGCTAATAATATCTTTTACCTCTACGGCGTACTTATGCTCCAACTGGCCAATGACGTGGTTAAATTTGGTTGTGTCACTTGATATGCCGGCGATAGCGAACTGGGCTTCCATTTGCGAGAACCATAATGCGGGTTCCTCTGGCCAAAACGGTGGAGTGCGTACAGTGACTTTACATACCACACAAGGGGCTTCGGTAGCGGTCTTGGTTTCATCCGTCATTATTTTATGATTGCTTGTAAATTTATTATGCGATACTGTTTCAATCGGGGTCACCAATATAGGAGACCTACTGGCGGAGTCGAATGAAACTTCCCGTTATAACAAATCtcctataattaattaataaatgtgATAACATTCAAATGACACGGAAAAAATCAGCGATTGTTTCTGAATGTCATGCTTCAGCCTAAAACACGTCTAACCATAGACGTGTGGCCAAAAAGGCCAGTCCGCCACAGCTGTATACCTTCACTAGCTTTCTCACCGAACATAGTTCCACCGATGCCACGGAtgatactataaaattaaaactgcTAGCGAACCATTTGTCATCTaatattttcatcatcatcaaagaCTGTCAAACCTATGAATCTGCTATTGCTCTCTTAGACAAAACTTTCGTGAAACCCCAAAACTAAATATTGGCTCGCCATGTCCTCGGGACGAGAAAACAAAAGCAAGACGAAAGTATTTCTGAATATTGCCGCGCCTTGCATCTTCTGGCGCAAAAGTGCAATTTCAAGTCCGTTTCAGCTGAAGAACATAAAGAACAAGCTGTACGATGCGCCTTTATATCTGGTATTCTGTCGCCTAAAATACGGGAACGTTTACTAGAAAAATCATCTCTGTCAATGGACGAAGCTTATAATCAGGCAGTTAGCCTCGAAACAGCCGAAAAGGACTCCGAAACCATGGGTGTTAACATCCCAAGTACTTTGAATGCCTTGCCAGTATTGCCTTCACAAGAAGCTACAAATTCTCACAATGCTGCTGTTCCTGCTGTCCCAGTACCTCAACCACCAATACGACGTTGTTTCTTTTGCGGTGGTAAGGTACATCAAAGAATAAAGTGTCCCGCTTTCCACGCTCATTGCCAACTATGTACCAAGAAGGGACACTTTGCATCAGTTTGCCGGTCTCGTGACTCTCCTTCCACGAGCAATGCCATCCCGAGCATACCATCTCAAGATTCCTACGAAAACGAATATTCTGCTGCAAGTCCGTCGAGCCTGCGAAAAGCTACGGTCGCCATAACTATCAACGACACTCGCGCCGACGCTCTGATTGACACCGGAAGCTCCAAGAGCTACATTGATAGAAATATAGCACAATTAATGAAATTACAACAATATCCGCACAAAGAAACGATTAATCTAGCATCTCTAAGCAACACGTCACAAGTAGAAAGCATTTGTTTTGCTACGCTCCAAATAGATAATCACACATATAAACAACGCCTTCTACGCATAGTAACCAACCTATGCGCGGACGTTATCGTCGGCCATGATATACTTACTCAAAACTCACTCCAAAGTCGAGCTCGATTTCGGAGGTACCAGAGAACCCTTACATATTTGCGTAATGGAAGCATCAGTACCGCCAGCATCTGTCTTTACGCACTTATCTGCTGATATTACGCCCATCGCTATTAAATCCAGACGTCTCAACGAAGACGATGAAGAATTTATTCAAGCAGAGATATCTAAACTTTTAAAAGATGGGATTATCGAGCCGAGCGTCTCTCCTTGGCGCGCTCAGGTACTAGTTGCTGGAGGTGGGTCTCATCGAAAAAGAATGGTCGTCGACTACTCCAGAACTATCAATAAGTTCACATATCTAGATGCGTATCCTCTGCCTCACATTGAGTCTATAGTTTCGAAAGTAGCGAAATTCAACCACTTTAGCCAGATTGATTTGAAGAGTGCATACCATCAAGTCCCTATTCTTGAAAGAGAGAAAATATATACCGCATTTGAAGCTTGTGGTAAACTATGGCAATTTAAACGTATTCCATTTGGCGTCACTAACGGAGTTGCCGCTTTTCAACGCACTCTCGAACACATAATTGAAAAAGAACATTTACAAGGCACCTTTACTTATCTTGATGACGTTACAGTCTGCGGTAAAAACAAAGAAGAGCACTATAAAAACTTACAACAATTCATGGCCGCTGCTAAGAAGTACAATCTCACACTAAACGAACAAAAATGTAATTTCAGCAAAAGTTCCATCAGCCTCCTTGAATATACTGTCAGGGACAACGTTATTGAACCAGATAAAGACCGACTGGAGCCTCTAATCAAACTACCGTTACCGCGCAATACTGCAGAATTGAAGAGAGCCCTAGGGCTATTTGCTCACTACGCTAAATGGGTTCATAACTTTTCGGAAAAGATTCAACCTTTGATTAACAATTCCAAGTTCCCTTTAGACGCAAATTCTCAGCGTAGTTTTCAACTTCTTAAATCTGATATTAAAAAGGCAGCATTGGTTGCTATTGACGATAAAGAAACCTTGACGGTGGAGACTGATGCATCAGATTATGCACTAGCCGCGACATTATCACAAAATGGTCGACCGGTTGCGTTCTTCTCGAGAACTTTGTCGGACAGCGAGCGCAAACATGCTTCCGTCGAAAAGGAAGCCTGTGCTATCGTCGAATGCCTTAGAAAATGGCGCCACTACCTTATCCACAGACATTTTATCCTTATCACTGATCAGAAATCCGTAAGCTACATTTTCGACCAAAATCATACTAGCAAAATCAAGAACGACAAGATTGAAAGATGGAGGCTCGAACTGTCATGCTATAAGTATGATATTATTTACAGACCAGGGGCTCAGAATACTGCTGCTGACGCTCTTTCAAGAGTTTGCGCATTTATGAACAATAATAAGCTGTACGAATTGCACGATGCGCTTTCTCACCCTGGAATTACTAGAA encodes:
- the LOC134667807 gene encoding uncharacterized protein LOC134667807 gives rise to the protein MTDETKTATEAPCVVCKVTVRTPPFWPEEPALWFSQMEAQFAIAGISSDTTKFNHVIGQLEHKYAVEVKDIISNPPADNKYEKIKSQLISRISVSKEQKFLQLMKHEELGDRKPSRFLRHLRALAGEGIPEDFLKTVWISRLPGSLQALITSQAKATLEELAESADKVHDVAPQALQVHALGTTAHGTEISEIARQMTELTREVAALKAGNQPHTSRSGFRGSRAPFRFGRRQDRSASRPRDQSICFYHNRFGVRATRCTRPCGYPGAENFSGSRN